A single region of the Verrucomicrobiia bacterium genome encodes:
- a CDS encoding creatininase family protein → MKKTIFALAVAAGVAFGGARLFAGGPAFWAKTAHAAKPDAKLPSVFLEDLTWVEVQQALDRGMTTAILPTGGTEQNGPHMVLGKHNKIVRVTSEKIAQELGDALVAPVLGYVPEGKPGEGHMRFPGTISIPPEVFEQVLEHAARSLISKGFREIYFLGDSFDNQEPQERVAQKLRKEFAAQGTKIYNVSDYYGPGNGQIEWLKSQGETMESIGKHAGIRDTSELLAVDPSGVRRDLAKRDGGGLSFLTGVAGDPTRASEERGEKLLDLKIQAALKQIRDLRSRTPQTSASPS, encoded by the coding sequence ATGAAAAAAACAATCTTCGCTTTGGCGGTTGCGGCAGGCGTTGCCTTCGGGGGCGCGCGTCTCTTTGCCGGCGGTCCCGCCTTCTGGGCCAAGACCGCTCATGCCGCCAAACCGGATGCGAAGCTTCCTTCGGTCTTTCTCGAAGACCTCACCTGGGTGGAGGTGCAGCAGGCGCTCGACCGCGGCATGACGACGGCGATTCTTCCCACCGGCGGCACGGAACAGAACGGCCCGCACATGGTGCTCGGCAAGCACAACAAGATTGTCCGCGTCACGTCGGAAAAAATCGCGCAGGAACTCGGCGACGCGCTGGTCGCGCCGGTCCTGGGCTACGTGCCGGAAGGCAAGCCGGGGGAAGGCCATATGCGATTCCCGGGAACGATCAGCATTCCTCCGGAAGTCTTCGAGCAGGTCCTCGAGCACGCGGCGCGCAGCCTCATCTCCAAAGGCTTCCGCGAAATCTATTTCCTGGGCGACAGCTTCGACAACCAGGAACCGCAGGAGCGCGTCGCGCAGAAACTGCGCAAGGAATTCGCGGCGCAGGGAACGAAGATTTACAACGTCTCGGATTACTACGGGCCCGGCAACGGCCAGATCGAATGGCTGAAGTCGCAGGGCGAGACCATGGAATCCATCGGCAAACACGCGGGCATCCGCGATACGTCCGAACTCCTGGCCGTCGATCCGAGCGGCGTGCGCCGCGATCTTGCCAAGCGCGACGGCGGCGGGCTTTCTTTCCTGACCGGCGTGGCCGGCGATCCCACGCGAGCCAGCGAAGAGCGGGGAGAGAAGCTCCTGGACTTGAAAATCCAGGCGGCTTTGAAACAAATCCGTGATCTCCGCAGCAGAACGCCCCAAACGTCCGCAAGCCCGTCATGA
- a CDS encoding sterol desaturase family protein, with product MNEILHRLWIGAAVPLFHPFSPSERIYWLYMVSSYLLAFFVFLLDASLRTGGRGGFWGYAFPKSVYLHPSAVLDYAYFLVYKMFFFLIVVPFLITDDSVRNFFSGAFGKIHAPLALAAPPGAAATVLYSLAAFMVADFGIFLAHYLQHKVPVLWEFHKVHHSAEVLTPITVYRMHPVDDILTATLVSAFAGGFDAAWNFVFQGGSHPAMLMGVNLFTFGYYLFGYNLRHSHVWLSYGPAVSRVFISPAQHQIHHSAAKEHVDKNIGFVFSFWDMAAGTLCIPDRKMDIQFGLRHGEEKEYNSLARLFFLPFVKTARLFTKRRSAV from the coding sequence ATGAACGAAATCTTACACCGTTTGTGGATTGGCGCGGCCGTTCCGCTTTTTCATCCGTTTTCTCCGTCCGAGCGGATTTACTGGCTTTACATGGTTTCGTCCTACCTTCTCGCGTTTTTCGTCTTCCTTCTGGACGCATCGCTTCGCACGGGCGGCCGCGGCGGCTTCTGGGGTTATGCCTTCCCGAAAAGCGTTTACCTTCATCCTTCGGCGGTCCTGGATTATGCGTACTTCCTCGTCTACAAAATGTTTTTCTTCCTCATCGTCGTCCCGTTCCTGATCACGGACGATTCGGTACGGAATTTCTTTTCGGGCGCGTTCGGCAAGATTCATGCGCCGCTCGCGCTTGCCGCGCCGCCGGGCGCGGCGGCCACGGTGCTATACAGCCTCGCGGCTTTCATGGTCGCGGACTTCGGCATCTTTCTCGCGCATTACCTCCAGCACAAAGTGCCGGTGCTCTGGGAATTCCACAAAGTCCACCACTCGGCCGAAGTGCTGACGCCGATCACGGTGTACCGGATGCATCCGGTGGACGATATTCTGACCGCGACGCTGGTCAGCGCTTTTGCCGGGGGTTTTGATGCCGCGTGGAATTTCGTGTTCCAGGGCGGAAGCCATCCCGCGATGCTGATGGGCGTGAACCTGTTTACGTTCGGCTATTATCTTTTCGGTTACAACCTCCGTCATTCGCATGTCTGGCTGTCGTACGGCCCGGCCGTGAGCCGGGTGTTCATCAGCCCCGCGCAGCATCAGATCCATCACAGCGCGGCCAAGGAGCACGTGGACAAGAACATCGGATTCGTTTTTTCGTTCTGGGACATGGCTGCCGGCACCCTGTGCATTCCGGACCGCAAGATGGACATTCAATTTGGGCTGCGGCACGGAGAAGAAAAAGAGTACAACTCGCTGGCCCGGCTTTTTTTCCTGCCTTTTGTTAAAACCGCCAGGCTTTTCACAAAACGCCGCAGCGCCGTATGA
- a CDS encoding ABC transporter ATP-binding protein codes for MTDAYFELNNVTRSFRVRGSLFRAGKQFQALDAVSLPLRAGVLTGLVGESGSGKTTLAHLLTGQSRPTAGEILLEGRPLFGLRRRDYARRVQMIFQNPYLSLDPLWKVDKILQEGIQELSSGERRQRIFRALEQVHLPSNYLSRYPSELSGGERQRVALARALVVRPEYLILDEPTSQLDVSVQAQIVELLRQIRPSLRGGMLFISHDLALVSQLAEEVVVLRHGKVVEQGATSAVLGRPADPYTRQLIQSVPVWKGRRG; via the coding sequence ATGACGGACGCTTATTTCGAGCTCAACAATGTGACCCGTTCCTTTCGCGTGCGCGGAAGCCTCTTCAGGGCCGGGAAGCAATTCCAGGCGCTGGACGCGGTGTCGCTGCCGTTGCGCGCGGGCGTTCTGACCGGGCTGGTCGGGGAAAGCGGGTCCGGGAAGACTACGCTGGCCCATCTGCTCACCGGCCAAAGTCGTCCCACGGCCGGTGAAATCCTTCTCGAAGGCCGTCCGCTGTTCGGCCTGCGGCGCCGGGATTATGCCCGGCGCGTCCAGATGATTTTCCAGAATCCCTATCTCTCGCTCGATCCTCTGTGGAAAGTGGACAAGATCCTGCAGGAAGGCATCCAGGAATTATCGTCCGGAGAAAGGCGGCAGCGGATCTTCCGCGCGCTGGAACAGGTTCATCTTCCGTCAAATTACTTGTCGCGCTATCCCTCGGAGTTGAGCGGAGGCGAGAGGCAGCGCGTGGCCCTTGCCCGCGCGCTGGTGGTACGGCCCGAATATTTGATCCTCGACGAGCCCACGTCGCAGCTCGACGTTTCGGTCCAGGCGCAGATCGTGGAGCTCCTGCGACAGATCCGGCCTTCGCTGCGCGGCGGCATGCTTTTTATTTCCCATGACCTTGCGCTGGTGAGCCAGCTCGCGGAAGAAGTCGTTGTGCTGCGGCACGGCAAAGTCGTGGAGCAGGGAGCGACGTCCGCGGTTTTGGGCCGCCCCGCGGATCCGTACACGCGGCAGCTCATCCAAAGCGTGCCGGTCTGGAAAGGAAGGCGGGGATGA
- a CDS encoding ABC transporter ATP-binding protein: MKNLVQARGLELVYKTEKGGQAAVGPLNLDIREHEALGIIGESGAGKSTLGFELLGLLNHKNGMRTAGTLETSLRPEDIAFVPQDPLSSLDPLFSIGSHLKEAGGTRETIAETLQKVHLPLENISLRSYPHELSGGMRQRLMIALALLRRPKLLIADEPTSSLDMTLQAEIMKLFGEIRGQGLTFLFITHHVLLAASFCDRLAVMKDGKIVETGTPEEIMERPKQLYTAKLVAAVPALKS, encoded by the coding sequence GTGAAAAATCTTGTGCAGGCGCGCGGCCTGGAGCTTGTTTATAAAACGGAAAAAGGCGGGCAGGCGGCCGTGGGGCCTTTGAATCTCGACATCCGCGAGCATGAAGCCCTCGGCATCATCGGCGAATCCGGCGCCGGCAAAAGCACGCTGGGCTTTGAACTTCTCGGACTTTTGAACCATAAAAACGGCATGAGGACCGCGGGCACGCTCGAAACGTCGCTGCGTCCGGAAGATATCGCGTTTGTGCCGCAGGACCCGCTGTCATCGCTGGACCCGCTTTTTTCCATCGGCAGCCATTTGAAAGAAGCCGGAGGCACGAGGGAAACAATCGCCGAGACGCTGCAGAAAGTGCATCTGCCGCTGGAAAATATCAGCCTGCGCAGTTACCCCCATGAGCTAAGCGGCGGCATGCGCCAGCGGCTGATGATCGCGCTGGCGCTTTTAAGGCGGCCGAAGCTCCTCATCGCGGACGAACCCACGTCGTCGCTCGACATGACGCTGCAGGCCGAGATCATGAAACTGTTCGGCGAGATCCGCGGCCAGGGCCTGACTTTTCTTTTCATCACGCACCACGTTCTTCTCGCGGCGTCGTTCTGCGACCGCCTCGCGGTGATGAAGGACGGCAAAATCGTGGAGACCGGGACGCCGGAAGAAATCATGGAAAGGCCGAAACAGCTTTATACGGCGAAGCTTGTCGCGGCCGTGCCGGCGCTGAAATCATGA
- a CDS encoding ABC transporter permease, giving the protein MKKAGTASWLAVLFLGGIIFLGAAARWAAPYAPNDENRTLPYHPPAKIHFRDVQGHWSRPFLYATTPRFDENNRRFYDEDTSRKYPLRFGLCPWLQVDAPARLFLLGTDSRGRDLFSRILYGGRVSLSIGFLGALLAALAGWVIGAISGYYGGRTDAVLMRLAEFFIMVPGFYFLLALRSALPPTLGSRDVYLMTILVLSLIGWGGIARVVRGLVLSLKQSEFIPAAKILGRSDVNILCRHVLPHTVPYLLVLLSVSIPSYIMTESALSVLGLGIQEPDISWGNLLSESLSVAHLYLRPWALFPGLFLCLTAWSFNVLGDTMKQGKGAG; this is encoded by the coding sequence ATGAAGAAAGCCGGAACCGCTTCATGGCTTGCGGTGCTTTTTCTGGGCGGCATTATCTTTCTCGGCGCTGCCGCCCGCTGGGCCGCGCCTTATGCGCCCAACGACGAAAACCGGACACTGCCGTACCATCCCCCGGCGAAGATCCATTTCCGCGACGTCCAGGGTCATTGGAGCCGCCCGTTTCTGTATGCGACCACGCCGCGCTTTGATGAAAACAACCGGCGCTTCTACGACGAAGACACGAGCCGCAAATACCCGCTTCGTTTCGGCCTGTGCCCCTGGCTTCAGGTGGATGCGCCGGCCCGGCTTTTTCTCCTGGGCACGGATTCCCGCGGCCGCGATTTATTTTCGCGCATTCTCTACGGCGGACGCGTGTCGCTTTCGATCGGTTTTCTCGGAGCGCTGCTGGCGGCGCTCGCCGGATGGGTGATCGGCGCGATTTCCGGCTATTACGGCGGCCGGACGGACGCGGTGCTCATGCGGCTCGCGGAGTTCTTCATCATGGTGCCGGGATTTTATTTCCTGCTGGCGCTCCGCAGCGCGCTTCCGCCCACCCTGGGCTCGCGTGACGTTTATCTGATGACCATTCTCGTCCTCAGCCTGATCGGCTGGGGCGGCATTGCCCGCGTGGTGCGCGGCCTTGTGCTTTCGCTTAAACAAAGCGAATTCATTCCGGCGGCGAAAATCCTGGGACGTTCGGATGTAAATATTCTTTGCCGGCACGTTTTGCCGCACACGGTGCCGTACCTTCTCGTGCTGCTCAGCGTTTCCATTCCGTCTTACATCATGACCGAATCCGCGCTGAGCGTCCTGGGCCTGGGCATCCAGGAACCGGACATCAGCTGGGGCAACCTGCTCAGCGAATCGCTCTCGGTCGCGCACCTTTATTTGAGGCCGTGGGCGCTTTTTCCCGGCCTTTTTCTCTGCCTCACGGCCTGGAGCTTCAATGTGCTGGGCGACACGATGAAACAAGGAAAGGGGGCAGGGTGA
- a CDS encoding ABC transporter permease, with protein sequence MNFSSFLFKRFLAVLPLVFFLPLMTFVLMHYVPGNYFDSLRLNPQISPDTIKRYEELYHLNEPVLMQYGHWLKSILRLDFGYSFSYKQPVLNLLASRFWNTLALTGTSFLLAWFLAVALGLNAGLKRGGLLDKSCRLMAYLGLSIPGFFLCLLLMAAAATWTRLPLGGMESALYEDLSFGHKILDRLSHMVIPVSVLTFSSFAYLFRFMRAQTLTVTEKDFVFYLRTLRVPERSILYKHVARNAVNPMITLFGLELPALFSGAALVEIFTGWPGLGSMMLQAVRAQDLFLVLGNMMILSVLLVAGNLIADILLATLDPRIRLEGKS encoded by the coding sequence ATGAACTTCTCATCGTTCCTCTTCAAACGATTCCTGGCCGTGCTGCCGCTGGTTTTCTTTTTGCCGCTCATGACGTTTGTGCTCATGCATTACGTGCCGGGCAATTATTTCGACAGCCTGCGCCTGAACCCGCAGATTTCTCCGGACACCATCAAGCGTTACGAAGAGCTCTATCATTTGAATGAACCCGTGCTCATGCAATACGGCCACTGGCTGAAAAGCATCCTGCGTCTGGATTTCGGCTATTCGTTTTCTTACAAGCAGCCGGTGCTGAACCTCCTGGCCTCCCGTTTCTGGAACACGCTTGCGCTCACCGGAACTTCGTTTTTACTGGCCTGGTTCCTGGCCGTGGCGCTGGGGCTGAACGCGGGGCTCAAGCGGGGAGGGCTGCTGGACAAAAGCTGCCGGCTGATGGCCTACCTGGGACTTTCCATTCCTGGATTTTTCCTTTGCCTCCTCCTCATGGCCGCGGCCGCGACGTGGACGCGCCTGCCGCTCGGAGGCATGGAGTCCGCGCTCTATGAAGACCTGTCCTTCGGCCACAAAATCCTGGACCGGCTGAGCCACATGGTGATCCCGGTTTCGGTGCTCACGTTTTCGTCCTTTGCGTATCTCTTCCGGTTCATGCGCGCCCAAACGCTCACCGTGACCGAAAAAGACTTTGTCTTTTACCTGCGCACGCTGCGGGTGCCCGAACGCAGCATCCTGTATAAGCACGTGGCGCGCAACGCCGTCAATCCCATGATCACGCTTTTCGGCCTGGAACTGCCCGCGCTGTTCAGCGGCGCGGCGCTGGTCGAGATTTTCACGGGCTGGCCCGGCCTGGGCTCCATGATGCTCCAGGCCGTGCGCGCGCAGGACTTGTTCCTTGTCCTCGGCAACATGATGATCTTGTCGGTCCTGCTCGTCGCCGGAAACCTGATCGCGGACATTCTTCTCGCGACGCTCGATCCGCGCATCCGTCTGGAGGGCAAATCATGA
- a CDS encoding ABC transporter substrate-binding protein produces the protein MPKARAAAVVLGFFLLAPAAPQAAAGDKPPKTMVFSVPSDPKTFNEMVAQETTSSAVTQFLFQGLTRYNPATGEVLPLLAERWSVSADGLVWTFDLRQDVKWSDGEPFTAEDVLFTFKDLIYNPKIVTPARDIFTLQGKPIEVRQEGPYRIVFTLPVPFAPFLLALNQAIMPKHALAPSVTDGTFSSAWGTDENPDHIVGTGPYRLKRYVSGERIELVRNPFYWRKDSQGQALPRVDRIMLVVVPSAEGRLLKFLQGETDAYGVTGDDYPVLKEKEKQGRFILYKTGPGFGSNFVVFNQNAKDPAKKRWFQNKKFRQAMAHSLDRPSMIDIIYNRLGALQCSPESPSTPVFYNPAVNCYDYDPQAALSLLKEEGFEDRNKDGILEDAEGTPLEFVLLTNADNPERLKIAQMIREDIARLGIQVHLLALDFNALVSKLMVTQDWDAVLIGLTGAPDPHFGANVWRTTGSLHFWESKENPPPSQQRIDTIFEQASEILDKDARKKLYDEWQEIAAEELPHIYTVLPEVIYAVNSRLMNIKASALEGPFYEIDEIDVAERPA, from the coding sequence ATGCCTAAAGCGCGCGCCGCCGCCGTGGTTTTGGGATTTTTCCTGCTCGCCCCTGCCGCCCCGCAAGCCGCTGCCGGTGATAAGCCGCCCAAGACCATGGTCTTTTCAGTCCCTTCCGATCCCAAGACCTTTAATGAGATGGTGGCGCAGGAAACAACGTCCTCCGCGGTCACGCAATTTCTTTTCCAGGGCCTGACCCGCTACAATCCCGCGACCGGCGAGGTGCTGCCGCTTCTCGCCGAACGCTGGAGCGTTTCCGCGGACGGCCTGGTCTGGACCTTCGATCTGCGGCAAGACGTGAAATGGTCCGACGGCGAGCCTTTTACCGCGGAAGACGTCCTGTTTACTTTCAAGGATCTGATCTACAATCCCAAGATCGTGACGCCGGCGCGCGACATCTTCACGCTGCAGGGCAAACCGATCGAAGTGCGGCAGGAAGGCCCTTACCGGATCGTCTTTACGCTGCCGGTTCCGTTCGCGCCATTTCTCCTGGCCTTGAACCAGGCCATCATGCCCAAACATGCGCTTGCCCCATCCGTAACTGACGGAACGTTTTCAAGCGCGTGGGGTACGGATGAAAATCCGGACCACATCGTGGGCACGGGCCCTTACCGCCTGAAACGCTACGTGTCCGGAGAGCGCATCGAACTCGTGCGCAATCCTTTCTACTGGCGGAAAGACAGCCAGGGGCAGGCGCTCCCTCGCGTGGACAGGATCATGCTGGTCGTGGTCCCCAGCGCCGAAGGACGGCTTCTCAAATTCCTCCAGGGCGAAACCGACGCGTACGGCGTGACCGGCGACGACTATCCGGTCCTGAAAGAGAAGGAAAAGCAGGGACGCTTTATCCTTTATAAAACCGGACCCGGCTTCGGCTCTAATTTCGTGGTCTTCAACCAGAACGCCAAGGACCCGGCAAAGAAGCGCTGGTTTCAAAACAAAAAATTCCGCCAAGCCATGGCGCACAGCCTGGACCGGCCCAGCATGATCGACATCATTTACAACCGGCTCGGCGCGCTGCAGTGTTCGCCGGAAAGCCCGTCCACGCCCGTTTTCTACAACCCGGCCGTGAACTGCTACGATTACGATCCTCAGGCCGCACTTTCCCTTCTGAAAGAAGAAGGCTTCGAAGACCGGAATAAAGACGGCATTCTCGAAGACGCGGAAGGGACACCGCTCGAATTCGTCCTTCTGACCAACGCGGACAATCCCGAGCGCCTGAAAATCGCGCAGATGATCCGGGAAGATATCGCGCGGCTGGGCATCCAGGTCCATCTTCTTGCGCTGGATTTCAACGCGCTGGTTTCGAAACTCATGGTCACGCAGGACTGGGACGCGGTCCTCATCGGACTGACCGGCGCGCCGGACCCGCATTTCGGCGCCAACGTGTGGCGCACCACCGGCAGCCTGCATTTTTGGGAAAGCAAAGAAAATCCGCCGCCGTCCCAGCAAAGGATCGACACAATTTTCGAGCAGGCCTCCGAGATCCTCGACAAAGACGCGCGGAAAAAACTCTACGACGAATGGCAGGAAATCGCGGCCGAGGAGCTGCCGCACATTTATACGGTCCTGCCCGAAGTGATTTATGCGGTGAACAGCCGGCTGATGAACATCAAAGCGTCCGCTCTGGAAGGGCCGTTTTATGAAATCGACGAAATCGACGTGGCGGAGAGGCCCGCATGA
- a CDS encoding glucoamylase family protein — translation MRQKRRAVPICLLAMGASFFLSVPRPVFAEAVQNPAQVLSEDDRTYLLGVYKDTWKYIADHVEKLTGLPYDASNRQPPTSLSNIGFYLATTSIAYRTGLISAKEAEQRVTQCLDSLDKIEKWRGFPRPWVLIRTLQPTFGDEFTYGPHVSVLVGGLLVAESTFPEIVFADIAPRIRKMLVAMDFKSLYEPRNGWLKGGYNVKNQDFAVYQSWGHWYYKHFASEIRLLSYYMIARGLVPKSHWFSLIRPMQQMEGETFFVSGLEEGGLFVQYLPGLFLDERGTEMGDSQKAYAAYQIKHATKIGAPIWGWSSCLTPQGKYLAYGELRDDIVTPYASMLASIYFPKEAVENLKKMEGMGLRPKRETTAGEISYGFLDSVSWKTGDLAKHYLTPNQAMGFLSLANLLFDGVVWKSFKEVLPAEGVLQEVPLRS, via the coding sequence ATGAGACAAAAACGCCGCGCCGTTCCGATTTGTTTGCTGGCCATGGGGGCCTCTTTCTTTCTTTCCGTGCCGCGTCCGGTTTTCGCCGAGGCCGTGCAAAATCCCGCCCAGGTGCTGAGCGAAGACGACAGGACGTATCTCCTCGGCGTTTACAAAGACACCTGGAAATACATTGCCGACCACGTGGAAAAACTGACGGGGCTGCCTTACGATGCGAGCAACCGCCAGCCGCCGACGTCTTTATCCAACATCGGTTTTTACCTGGCGACCACGTCGATCGCCTACCGCACCGGCCTGATCTCGGCCAAGGAAGCGGAGCAGCGCGTCACGCAGTGCCTGGACAGCCTCGACAAGATCGAAAAATGGCGCGGCTTTCCCCGGCCGTGGGTGCTCATTCGGACTCTGCAGCCGACCTTCGGCGACGAATTTACTTACGGCCCGCATGTCTCGGTTCTGGTCGGCGGCCTTCTCGTCGCGGAATCGACATTCCCTGAAATCGTTTTTGCCGACATCGCGCCGCGCATCCGCAAGATGCTGGTCGCCATGGATTTCAAAAGCCTGTACGAGCCCCGCAACGGCTGGCTCAAAGGCGGCTACAACGTGAAAAACCAGGACTTCGCGGTTTATCAGTCCTGGGGCCACTGGTACTACAAACATTTCGCGTCCGAGATCCGGCTGCTCAGCTATTACATGATCGCGCGCGGGCTCGTCCCCAAAAGCCACTGGTTCAGCCTCATCCGTCCCATGCAGCAAATGGAAGGTGAGACTTTTTTCGTTTCGGGGTTGGAAGAAGGCGGGCTTTTCGTCCAGTACCTGCCCGGTCTTTTCCTCGATGAACGGGGCACGGAAATGGGGGACTCGCAAAAGGCCTATGCCGCGTACCAGATCAAGCACGCCACGAAGATCGGCGCGCCTATATGGGGCTGGTCGTCCTGCCTGACGCCGCAGGGGAAATACCTGGCTTACGGCGAATTGCGCGACGACATCGTGACGCCTTATGCCTCGATGCTCGCGTCCATCTACTTTCCGAAAGAGGCCGTCGAAAATTTAAAGAAGATGGAAGGCATGGGGCTGCGCCCCAAACGCGAGACGACCGCCGGCGAGATCTCTTACGGCTTTCTCGATTCCGTGAGCTGGAAGACGGGGGACCTGGCCAAGCATTACCTGACGCCGAACCAGGCCATGGGCTTTCTTTCGCTGGCCAACCTGCTTTTCGACGGCGTTGTGTGGAAGAGTTTCAAGGAAGTGCTCCCCGCGGAAGGTGTTCTCCAGGAAGTCCCGCTGCGTTCTTAA
- a CDS encoding toxin-antitoxin system YwqK family antitoxin translates to MMRRIFSVTFLAAAFLFHGCAKKDGLHKEYYKSGKLMAQTNYEDGKLHGKMTSYYENGKVKEELHYTHGQKDGEYKSYYDNGNMESQATYVKGKIHGTNRQYYPTTKPKAVLEYRMGQLQGPAKWFYPTGKIQAEGTYRDGLREGETKGYDEQTGALAYIETYRKDKKILRKEVDVDGNVVRAQHSDSSWG, encoded by the coding sequence ATGATGCGCAGGATTTTTTCCGTAACGTTTCTCGCTGCGGCTTTTCTTTTTCATGGATGCGCGAAAAAGGATGGCCTGCACAAGGAATATTACAAAAGCGGCAAGCTGATGGCGCAGACCAACTACGAGGACGGCAAGCTGCACGGCAAAATGACGTCTTATTACGAAAACGGAAAAGTCAAAGAAGAGCTCCATTACACCCACGGCCAGAAAGACGGCGAGTACAAATCCTACTACGACAACGGCAACATGGAATCCCAGGCCACCTACGTGAAAGGTAAAATTCACGGCACCAACCGGCAGTATTATCCCACGACCAAACCCAAGGCCGTCCTCGAATACCGCATGGGCCAGCTGCAGGGGCCTGCCAAATGGTTTTACCCCACGGGAAAGATCCAGGCCGAAGGCACGTACCGGGACGGATTGCGTGAAGGCGAAACCAAGGGCTACGACGAGCAGACCGGGGCTCTGGCTTACATCGAGACTTACCGCAAAGACAAAAAGATCCTCCGGAAGGAAGTCGACGTGGACGGGAACGTGGTCCGGGCCCAGCATTCCGACTCCTCTTGGGGCTGA
- a CDS encoding 2'-5' RNA ligase family protein: protein MNRLRGYSLWLDPADPAQSFFSGLIRSLSSAFQTPVFEPHVTLAGQILLPEKEVLSKAKALSAGLKPCELTFEGCETSAAYFKALFLARPQPMAWLRAARDMAVKLFQMPDASYDPHLSLAYGEGIEFKEKFPALKFPVRVPIESLSVMKTEGPVPEWKPTGRYLLGEA, encoded by the coding sequence ATGAACCGCCTCCGGGGCTATTCCCTTTGGCTGGATCCGGCAGACCCTGCCCAATCTTTTTTTTCCGGCCTTATCCGCTCCCTGAGTTCGGCCTTCCAAACCCCTGTCTTCGAACCCCACGTGACGCTCGCAGGACAAATCCTGCTCCCGGAAAAAGAGGTCCTTTCCAAAGCCAAGGCGCTCAGCGCGGGGCTTAAGCCTTGCGAATTAACTTTCGAAGGATGTGAAACGAGCGCCGCTTATTTTAAAGCGTTGTTCCTGGCGCGGCCGCAGCCGATGGCCTGGCTCAGGGCCGCACGGGACATGGCCGTAAAACTCTTTCAAATGCCCGACGCTTCGTATGACCCGCATCTCAGCCTTGCCTACGGCGAAGGGATCGAATTCAAAGAAAAGTTTCCGGCTTTGAAATTTCCGGTCCGGGTTCCGATCGAGAGCTTGTCCGTCATGAAAACGGAAGGGCCGGTCCCGGAGTGGAAGCCGACGGGTCGTTATCTGCTGGGGGAGGCATGA
- a CDS encoding FmdB family zinc ribbon protein encodes MPTYEYLCESCGHRFEQFQSIKAEPLKKCPACKKKVKRLIGGGAGIIFKGSGFYQTDYRSSKYKEAASKDAPAPQGGCGPESCKSPEVCKPAPKKKKG; translated from the coding sequence ATGCCGACTTACGAATACCTTTGCGAGTCCTGCGGTCACCGGTTTGAACAGTTCCAGTCGATCAAGGCCGAGCCCCTCAAAAAATGCCCGGCCTGCAAAAAGAAGGTGAAACGTCTTATCGGCGGGGGCGCGGGGATCATTTTTAAGGGCTCGGGGTTCTATCAGACCGACTACCGTTCTTCTAAATATAAGGAAGCGGCAAGCAAGGACGCTCCCGCCCCCCAAGGCGGCTGCGGGCCCGAGAGCTGCAAGTCCCCGGAAGTCTGCAAGCCGGCACCCAAAAAGAAAAAGGGATGA